Genomic segment of Mucilaginibacter sabulilitoris:
AGGAGCAATAGGGCTAACCTATGCCTATTTGAAAAAGCCGATTTATAAAGCAGAATTAAGTTTCGCGCTTGATGATGATAAATCATCGAGTGGGGGATTTGGTTCAGCTTTAGGTTTAGCTAGCCAATTTGGAATTGATCTGGGCGGAGGTAACGGTGGTGGGGCTTTTTCGGGCGACAATCTTTTAGCATTGATGAAGTCACGTTCGATGACAGAGAAAGCCCTTTTATCTACAATAACACTAAATGGCAAACAGGAAACGCTTGTTGAATATTATATCTCCTTCAATAAAATACGAAAGACCTGGCAACCTAGTCAAAAATTGAAAAATATTGTTTTTTTACCGAATGCAGATCGTTCGAAATTTTCTTTGCAGCAGGATAGCATTTTAGGCGCGTTTTATCATGCAATAAGTAAAAGCCATTTAACCGTGGATAAAGCAGATAAGAAATTAACCATTATCAGTGTGAAAGTAAGCTCAGAGAATGAGTTATTCGCGAAATATTTTACAGAAATACTTGTCAAAACAGTATCTAATTTTTATGTTGAAACTAAAACCAAAAAGTCAGTCCAAAACGTCAATATATTACAGCGCCAAACTGATTCTGTTCGAAGGGAATTGAACGCTGCCATCAACGGTGTGGCGTCCTCATCGGACCTAAATCCCAATCCTAACCCCGCGTTACAAATATTGAGAGCTCCCGCTATGCGGCGCCAGGTAGATGTACAAGCAAATCAGGCTATTTTAACACAATTGGTCGCAAACCTTGAAATCTCTAAAGTTTCTTTGAGAAAAGAAACTCCACTGATACAAATCATCGATAGACCAATCTTGCCGCTTGAAAAAGAAGCGCTTGGCAAAGTGCAAGGCTTAATAATAGGTGGATTTTTAGGTAGTTTGTTGTTAATTATTTTCATTTCTGCCAGGAAATTCTTTAAGATATTACTTAGTTAAATCATTTACATATCTTTTTTACTTTCTCGAAAAATAAAACTAACCTTCGATGGTAATAATTTTTTAATTTCAACTTTGTCTTAGATCAATGACCTTTAAAAACCAA
This window contains:
- a CDS encoding lipopolysaccharide biosynthesis protein, which produces MGQASDEKINADNEQLSLKDLILKIGKWWQYLLSKWVTILIAGIIGGAIGLTYAYLKKPIYKAELSFALDDDKSSSGGFGSALGLASQFGIDLGGGNGGGAFSGDNLLALMKSRSMTEKALLSTITLNGKQETLVEYYISFNKIRKTWQPSQKLKNIVFLPNADRSKFSLQQDSILGAFYHAISKSHLTVDKADKKLTIISVKVSSENELFAKYFTEILVKTVSNFYVETKTKKSVQNVNILQRQTDSVRRELNAAINGVASSSDLNPNPNPALQILRAPAMRRQVDVQANQAILTQLVANLEISKVSLRKETPLIQIIDRPILPLEKEALGKVQGLIIGGFLGSLLLIIFISARKFFKILLS